Proteins encoded together in one Struthio camelus isolate bStrCam1 chromosome 19, bStrCam1.hap1, whole genome shotgun sequence window:
- the SIRT7 gene encoding NAD-dependent protein deacetylase sirtuin-7, whose product MAAGGSLSRSERKAAARAELLQQEEQRDRRRQVCRIWRKPPAERSPEECQVLSESDDVVRELERRRKRRERLRRRQEEVCDEPEELKRKATELAAAVRSAKHLVIYTGAGISTAASIPDYRGPNGIWTLLQKGRSVRATDLSEAEPTLTHMSIACLHKHNLVQHVVSQNCDGLHLRSGLPRTAISELHGNMYIEVCTSCTPNREYVRVFDVTERTALHRHHTGRMCHKCGAQLRDTIVHFGEKGTLRQPLNWEAATEAASKADVILCLGSSLKVLKKYPRLWCMSKPPTRRPKLYIVNLQWTPKDDLAALKLHGRCDDVMRLLMEELGLEIPRYDRARDPIFALAEPLRPGEEGTHSRKPVAPPRGADPPAAAAPREEPPPPPPPARPGGWLGRGCAKGARRRKSN is encoded by the exons atggcggccggcggcagccTGAGCCGCTCGGAGCGGaaggcggcggcgcgcgccgagctgctgcagcaggaggagcagcGGGACCGGCGGAGGCAG GTGTGCCGCATCTGGCGGAAGCCGCCGGCGGAGCGGAGCCCCGAGGAGTGCCAGGTGCTGAGCGAGAGCGACGACGTCGTCCGCGAGCTGGAGCGGCGCCGCAAGCGGCGGGAGCGCCTGcgccggcggcaggaggag GTATGTGACGAACCAGAGGAGTTAAAGAGAAAGGCTACTGAGCTGGCTGCCGCTGTCCGGAGCGCCAAGCACCTTGTTATCTACACAGGAGCAGGGATCAGTACG GCAGCTTCAATCCCAGACTACAGAGGCCCTAATGGCATATGGACATTACTGCAGAAGGGCAGGAGCGTCAG GGCTACGGATCTGAGTGAGGCAGAGCCCACACTCACCCATATGAGCATTGCCTGCCTACACAAGCACAACCTG GTGCAGCATGTGGTGTCTCAAAACTGTGATGGGCTGCACTTGCGGAGCGGATTACCCCGAACGGCAATATCTGAGCTCCATGGAAACATGTACATAGAG GTCTGCACTTCCTGTACACCCAACAGAGAGTATGTGCGAGTATTTGATGTGACAGAACGCACAGCCCTGCACAGGCATCATACTGGCAGGATGTGCCACAAGTGTGGGGCACAGTTGAGAGACACAATCGTCCACTTTGGGGAGAAGGGGACGTTGAGACAGCCCCTGAACTGGGAAGCAGCAACAGAAGCTGCAAGCAAAGCAGATGTGATTCTTTGTCTGGGTTCCAGCTTAAAG GTTTTGAAAAAATATCCACGTCTTTGGTGCATGAGCAAGCCACCAACTCGTCGTCCAAAATTATATATTGTGAACCTCCAG TGGACCCCGAAGGACGACCTGGCCGCCCTGAAGCTGCACGGCAGGTGCGACGACGTCATGAGGCTGCTGatggaggagctggggctggagatcCCGCGTTACGACCG GGCGCGGGACCCCATCTTCGCGCTGGCCGAGCCGCTGCGCCCCGGCGAGGAAGGCACCCACTCGCGGAAGCCGGTGgcgcccccgcgcggcgcggatccgccggcggccgcggcgccgcgggaggagccgccaccgccgccgccgcccgcccggcccgggggctggCTGGGCCGCGGCTGCGCCAAGGGCGcccggcgcaggaagagcaactGA